The Arthrobacter caoxuetaonis DNA window AGGCGGCATCGCGGTATCCCGTGTACTTCTCGCCCGTCTGCAGGATGCCCTGCTGGTATCCCGGCTCGATCTTCGAGTTCGGCGGGATGTAGCCGGGGCTGACGGTTCCGCCGGGATGCAGCTGGGTGTTGCGCTCGGCGGCCGTCTCGCAGAATCCCTTGACGCCTTCCCCATCCTGGGAGTCCAGGGCCATGAAGAACAGCTCTTCGGCTTCCCCGCGGGGCAGGTTCGGCACTGCGGCGGCGAAGTTCTCGAGGTAGTGCTCCGGGTTGCCGTAGTCCGAAGCCATCTGGACCTGCCACTGCAGGTTCTCGGCCGCCTTCGGATCCGGGACGGCGCCCATGAGGAGTTTCTCGGGGATTTTGCGGGCGGGCTCTGCATGCCGGCCAAGGCTGACACCGGATGCTTCACCGTGGGCGGTTGCTGCGAACTGTCCGCCGGCCGGGATTCCCTGGGGCTGGCGGTTCCTGAAATCAATGACGTTGCTCATGCCCAGCTGTGTGCGGCTGGGCATCCCGCAGCCCAACTCTGTCACTCTGTCAGTCTGTAACTCTGGCAGTCTGTGAGTTGCCTAGAACCCTACTGCCCCGCGGAACAGGGAGATCACGATGTTGATGAGCGTGCTCAGGACCCCCAGAAGGAGCGGGACGATGACCGTTGGTGCGGTGAGCAGCGACCCGATGATCAGGGCACCCCACACCGGCTTGGCTGCCTGCCCCTGGGCGCGGCCGCGGCGGGCTGCCCATGCCCACTGCATGAGGGACAGGACGACGACCGCAACGCCGACGAAGGCCAGGGTGCTGCCCAGGCCCGGGTAGCCATCAGTCAGGGAAGCCCAGGCGGCATCCCAGCCGCGGCCCAGGTCAATTTTGTCGGCCGGCGTCTCGGGAAGGACCAGCGGTTCGGATGCAGGGGCAGGTGCAGGGGTCTCAGTCATCACTCTTATCTGTGTGCGGCTGTGGCCCCAAAGAGCGGTCAGAGCTCCGGTATGCAGATCCCCTGCCCCAGCTTGGCGAGGCCGTTGAGGTCACCGGGGCCGAAGCTGGTGACTTCGTCGGTACTGGTGGGTGCCATGAGCTGGCTGGTGTCCTCCACGTGGTCCAGGCCAACGACGTGTCCCAGCTCGTGGGCGATGACGGACCTGACCGAGGTTGCTCCCCCGGGCTTCTGCAGGTCTTCGGAAAGGGCAGCGGCGTTCAGCTGCACTTCCCCGGTGACATAGACGCTTCCGGTTCCTTCCAGGGTGTAGGCGACGCTGCCGCCGATGCCGACGGTGTTGGTGCCGTACTGCGTGTTCGTGAACCGGGGCTGCTGGGCTTCGGTCTTCCAGATGAAGAGCACCGGCGCCCACCGGTCACCGTAGCGTTCGGGCTGGAAGGCGCGGCGTTCCGCGGAAGCCGGCTCAGTTGTCAGCCCGTCGTCAATGAAGACAAGCCCGGTCGCCCTGGACACTTCAGCGACAGCCTCTGCGATCAGCGCGCGGCCGCCGGGAGGCATGTTGTCGGTATTG harbors:
- a CDS encoding matrixin family metalloprotease, producing MSHEGPFGPFDPYQAPVPRPAPVPVRPRRSFGDFLAGAFRFLSFLVMSVLVVGLSGIAMMLLAPDTAAKVMAYAPPSWQLPQAPGAEYSPDLLGPAEEPPAVPDLKDPVAGTGPEFVPADPDQTRPTPGREASDTPLGKPAPLPAIDNRYKLLRDGTAYDPCRPIHYVTNTDNMPPGGRALIAEAVAEVSRATGLVFIDDGLTTEPASAERRAFQPERYGDRWAPVLFIWKTEAQQPRFTNTQYGTNTVGIGGSVAYTLEGTGSVYVTGEVQLNAAALSEDLQKPGGATSVRSVIAHELGHVVGLDHVEDTSQLMAPTSTDEVTSFGPGDLNGLAKLGQGICIPEL